One Polaribacter reichenbachii genomic window, TCTACATGAATTTGAGCAGCATCGTCTAATAAAAAAGTTGTTGTACCAGATAAAATATTAGAAAGATCTGCAACTACATGAATTTCTGGAGTAGAAGTTGTTCTTACTCTTGCTGTGTTTGTTAAACTTAAAGTAACTTCTTTGTAATTGTCTACAGAAGAACCATGACTACCCATATGAAATGCAAAAGCAGTCTCTGTAGTGGTTTCGTCTGATGTATAAAGTCCTTCAAAAACAAAAAACTTGTAACCTGCTTGCCAAGACCACATCATACCAGCATCTTGTGCTAAGGTTAAAAAGTCTCCTTGACCAGTTGCACCTTCTAAATATTTTTCTTGATCTACCCCAATACCAAAAGTAATTTTTGTGTAATCTGCTGCTGGCACATTAGAAAGGCTTATAAATTGTGAGTCTGTATCTGATTCGCTTATAATAAAGTAAGAATCTTCTTTTGGATAGGTAAAAACTTCTCCTTCTGAATTTTCTAGACGGATGTTACTTACAATGTATTTTACATCAGAAATTGTAATTTCTTCAGATTCATTAGCTGAGTAAGAAGCTGTGCTTAATAATAAATCTGATGTTAAGTAAGAATTATCGAACTCTAAGGTAACTTTACCTTCTCCTGTAATTATTTCTTCGTCTTCTGATGAACAAGCTGTGATTGATATTGCAATAAAACATGCAACAATGTATTTTGTAATTTTCATTATTTTCTTTTTTAAATACGTGTTTATTTTAATCGTATTTTAGTTTTTAGTAAATAGATTGTAATTTGTTATAGCATAGCAACTTTATAGAAATAATTCTATAAAATTGTATGATAGTGTTTTGTAAAATAAGCGCTATTTAAGAAAGAAAATCTGGAGGTTGTTCTAATTTATTTAGATGAGCATAAGAATGCAAAGAGTTCTTATTTCTGATTGTTTTTTTATGAAAACGATCTAAATATTTTGCAGTGAATTCATCATTTTTTTGAAGAAAAACAGGGAAAAAAGCATCAGTAATAATGTTTA contains:
- a CDS encoding MbnP family protein, which produces MKITKYIVACFIAISITACSSEDEEIITGEGKVTLEFDNSYLTSDLLLSTASYSANESEEITISDVKYIVSNIRLENSEGEVFTYPKEDSYFIISESDTDSQFISLSNVPAADYTKITFGIGVDQEKYLEGATGQGDFLTLAQDAGMMWSWQAGYKFFVFEGLYTSDETTTETAFAFHMGSHGSSVDNYKEVTLSLTNTARVRTTSTPEIHVVADLSNILSGTTTFLLDDAAQIHVDAVKSPQIATNVNGMFVVDHVHN